The Methanocaldococcus jannaschii DSM 2661 genome has a segment encoding these proteins:
- the cdhC gene encoding CO dehydrogenase/CO-methylating acetyl-CoA synthase complex subunit beta has protein sequence MFDDIPVSVGPMNEGERVRGPDMYVELAGPKSYGFELVKVVNKAEDKVEIIGKDIDEMEEGSRNPFAIIVEVSGSNLEEDLEGVLERRIHEFLNYIEGVMHLNQRDQVWIRINKDSFNKGLRLKHIGKVVQRLFKAEFPFIEKCDVTIITDPEKVKEELEKAREIYNKRDEKTKALHEEDVDVFYGCVMCQSFAPTHVCVITPDRPALCGGINYLDARAAAKIDPNGPIFEIPKGECLDEKLGIYSGVNEVVRERSQGTVEEVTLHSALEKPCTSCGCFEAIVFYIPEVDGFGIAHRGYKGETPMGIPFSTLAGQCSGGKQVPGFVGISISYMKSPKFLQGDGGWERVVWLPKELKERVKDAIPEELYDKIATEEDVKTTDELIKFLKEKGHPCAERIGAEVEEEAIEEEEVEEEMEEVEGIEVPTMTLPGTFAGLPPGIKIVLYNAVIKAEKIIITKEEPEKKKKKKK, from the coding sequence ATGTTTGATGATATCCCTGTCTCTGTTGGGCCGATGAATGAGGGGGAGAGAGTTAGGGGCCCTGATATGTATGTTGAACTTGCAGGGCCGAAGAGTTATGGTTTTGAGTTGGTAAAAGTTGTAAATAAAGCAGAGGATAAGGTTGAAATTATAGGAAAAGATATTGATGAGATGGAAGAGGGTAGTAGAAACCCATTCGCTATAATTGTTGAAGTTAGTGGAAGTAATTTGGAGGAAGATTTAGAAGGAGTTTTAGAAAGAAGAATCCATGAGTTTTTAAATTACATAGAAGGAGTAATGCACCTAAACCAAAGAGACCAAGTATGGATAAGAATAAATAAGGATTCTTTTAATAAGGGATTGAGATTAAAGCATATTGGAAAAGTCGTTCAAAGATTGTTTAAGGCAGAGTTTCCGTTTATAGAAAAATGTGATGTAACCATCATAACAGACCCAGAAAAAGTTAAAGAAGAGTTAGAAAAGGCAAGAGAAATTTACAACAAAAGAGATGAGAAAACTAAGGCACTGCATGAAGAGGATGTTGATGTATTCTATGGTTGTGTGATGTGTCAAAGTTTCGCTCCAACACACGTGTGTGTTATAACTCCAGACAGACCAGCGTTGTGTGGAGGTATAAACTACTTAGATGCAAGGGCTGCTGCTAAAATAGACCCTAACGGACCGATATTTGAAATACCTAAAGGAGAATGCTTGGATGAAAAGTTAGGAATTTACTCTGGAGTAAATGAAGTTGTTAGAGAAAGGTCTCAAGGAACTGTTGAAGAGGTAACCCTACATAGTGCATTAGAAAAACCTTGCACATCTTGCGGATGCTTTGAGGCTATTGTCTTCTACATCCCAGAGGTTGATGGATTTGGTATAGCACATAGGGGATATAAAGGAGAAACTCCAATGGGAATTCCATTCTCTACTTTAGCTGGGCAGTGTAGTGGTGGAAAGCAGGTTCCTGGGTTCGTTGGTATTTCAATATCTTATATGAAATCCCCTAAGTTCTTACAGGGAGACGGTGGTTGGGAGAGGGTTGTTTGGTTACCGAAAGAGTTAAAAGAGAGAGTTAAAGATGCGATACCAGAAGAGTTGTATGATAAGATAGCTACAGAAGAAGACGTTAAAACAACTGATGAATTAATCAAGTTCCTAAAAGAAAAAGGACACCCATGTGCTGAAAGAATAGGTGCTGAAGTTGAAGAAGAGGCAATTGAAGAGGAAGAAGTAGAAGAAGAGATGGAAGAAGTTGAAGGAATTGAAGTACCAACTATGACTCTTCCAGGAACATTTGCTGGGCTTCCACCAGGAATAAAAATAGTCTTATACAATGCAGTAATTAAAGCAGAAAAAATAATTATTACAAAAGAAGAGCCAGAAAAGAAGAAGAAAAAGAAGAAGTAA